The DNA sequence AGGTCGGAGGTATCTACGACCGTCATGCGATCGAACACTTGTATCTGTTTGTTCAGCACCCCTCTGCCTGAAATATCCAGAATGGTCCACTCCATTTCACCATGAGGAAGGTTCCGAATGGTCAGTCGATCCTTTACGGGGTTGGGGAAGATGTCGACCTGGGTTCCATGAAGGTCGTTAAGGCCACTTGCTATGACGGTGGCACATTCTGTGGTGTCCACACATGCCCCTTCT is a window from the Flavobacteriales bacterium genome containing:
- a CDS encoding T9SS type A sorting domain-containing protein — translated: ADAYLWLDCEQEYLPLENEDNSFLHAPYDGSFAVMITEGACVDTTECATVIASGLNDLHGTQVDIFPNPVKDRLTIRNLPHGEMEWTILDISGRGVLNKQIQVFDRMTVVDTSDLPPGVYIIVILQDGIRHRSTFIKE